From one Paenibacillus terrae HPL-003 genomic stretch:
- a CDS encoding CYTH domain-containing protein — MTTLEGTKEKMKKIGYSIREKLIIENELKFEISEKKMFKPIYDYLKESYVVVPYRNAHMYDFYYDTQDLDLSKAGITYRVRYRPQISINLKLPQTITNRTWSRYEYSCKVDGKLPKNMSTFDVDCDIHRIAKKFLGVTNLSELKNISIVSSFRTGFILRFPRINVLGENEFLGVAFFDQSADKINNKSFYEFELESFQQSDVFASPYIFNEFDEIGKFVESLGHSLSSKSKKEKCMNL; from the coding sequence ATGACTACACTTGAAGGAACGAAGGAAAAAATGAAGAAAATTGGGTATTCAATCAGGGAGAAACTGATCATTGAAAATGAACTCAAGTTTGAAATATCCGAAAAAAAAATGTTTAAACCCATTTATGACTATCTTAAGGAAAGTTACGTTGTTGTTCCGTATAGAAACGCACATATGTATGATTTTTATTATGACACACAGGATTTAGATCTTTCGAAAGCCGGAATAACGTACAGAGTGAGGTACAGACCGCAGATTTCAATAAATCTCAAGCTTCCGCAGACCATAACGAATAGAACGTGGAGCAGATACGAGTACTCCTGCAAAGTTGACGGTAAACTGCCTAAAAATATGAGTACGTTCGATGTTGATTGCGATATTCATAGAATTGCCAAGAAATTTTTAGGTGTAACAAATTTATCGGAGCTTAAGAATATATCAATCGTCAGTTCATTCAGGACTGGGTTTATTTTAAGATTCCCCCGGATAAATGTACTCGGTGAAAATGAATTTTTAGGTGTCGCTTTCTTTGATCAATCGGCTGACAAAATAAATAATAAATCTTTTTATGAATTTGAGTTGGAGTCGTTCCAACAGAGTGATGTGTTTGCTTCACCCTATATCTTCAACGAGTTTGATGAAATCGGCAAGTTTGTGGAGAGCCTCGGTCACTCCTTAAGCAGTAAAAGCAAGAAAGAAAAATGCATGAATCTCTAA
- a CDS encoding pyridoxal phosphate-dependent decarboxylase family protein translates to MGHINLQNEMMEQLKTKELMEQAKTYAYDYIENLPYMDVSPSCEALENLLKFEEKMPEESASPSEILFMLHKYGSKATVAKSGAKYFGFVNGGVIPVALATKWLTDIWDQNSGLYIMSPIASKLEEVCEKWLVDLFGLQKGTAAGFVSGSSVATICAVTAARNKLLFNQGYDVHSKGLFGAPKIRVVVGEDAHSSVWKALSMLGIGRDMVEVVPTDDQGRMIIGKLPPLDSKTLVIAQAGNVTGGAFDSIEEICTLANQASAWVHVDGAFGLWAAVSGKRKYLTKGLEKADSWSVDAHKTLNAPFDCGVVLCKDRDSLVSAMQASGSYLQYSDHRDGMLYVPELSKRARSVELWAVIKYLGKVGIEKLVDDLCDNAEYFAEKLTEQGFHVENNVVFNQIVVKCENSEITSATLKNIQASRKCWCSGALWQNEPAIRISICSWQTTQKDIDDCVNIFVACRRLATPVIM, encoded by the coding sequence ATGGGTCACATAAACTTGCAAAATGAGATGATGGAACAACTGAAAACAAAAGAACTGATGGAACAGGCTAAAACCTATGCATATGATTATATCGAAAATTTGCCGTATATGGATGTTTCGCCGTCTTGTGAAGCTTTGGAGAATCTGCTTAAGTTTGAGGAGAAAATGCCTGAAGAGTCCGCTTCTCCTTCTGAAATACTTTTTATGCTGCACAAGTACGGGTCAAAGGCAACTGTCGCCAAAAGCGGTGCTAAATATTTTGGATTTGTTAACGGGGGGGTAATTCCGGTGGCATTGGCCACGAAGTGGCTTACCGATATATGGGATCAGAACAGCGGATTATATATCATGTCACCGATTGCATCAAAACTGGAGGAAGTATGCGAGAAGTGGCTTGTTGACCTTTTTGGGTTACAAAAAGGCACTGCTGCCGGTTTTGTCAGTGGTTCCTCGGTGGCTACAATTTGTGCAGTTACCGCAGCAAGAAATAAATTGCTTTTCAACCAAGGATATGATGTCCATTCAAAGGGACTTTTTGGTGCGCCTAAAATCAGGGTAGTTGTAGGTGAGGATGCCCATTCTTCTGTATGGAAAGCCTTGTCTATGTTAGGAATTGGCAGAGACATGGTTGAAGTGGTGCCTACTGATGACCAGGGACGCATGATCATTGGTAAATTACCTCCACTTGACAGCAAAACCTTGGTTATAGCTCAAGCTGGAAATGTTACCGGAGGTGCATTTGATTCGATAGAGGAAATTTGTACGCTGGCAAATCAGGCAAGTGCCTGGGTACATGTGGACGGCGCTTTCGGGCTTTGGGCAGCTGTATCCGGCAAAAGAAAATATTTGACAAAAGGCCTTGAAAAAGCGGATTCTTGGTCTGTTGATGCACACAAAACTTTAAACGCACCCTTTGATTGCGGTGTCGTTCTATGCAAAGACAGGGATTCGCTGGTAAGCGCCATGCAGGCATCTGGGTCCTATCTTCAATATAGCGACCATCGTGACGGCATGCTGTATGTTCCTGAACTGTCCAAACGGGCAAGAAGTGTAGAGTTATGGGCTGTCATAAAATATTTAGGGAAAGTTGGTATTGAAAAACTTGTCGACGATCTTTGCGATAATGCTGAGTACTTTGCTGAAAAGCTTACCGAACAAGGTTTTCATGTGGAAAACAACGTAGTGTTTAATCAAATTGTAGTAAAATGCGAGAACTCCGAAATAACCTCGGCAACGCTGAAAAATATACAAGCAAGCAGAAAATGTTGGTGCAGTGGCGCATTGTGGCAGAATGAGCCGGCCATCCGGATAAGCATATGCTCGTGGCAAACAACCCAAAAAGATATTGACGATTGTGTAAATATTTTTGTGGCATGCAGAAGGTTGGCTACACCTGTCATTATGTGA
- a CDS encoding pyruvate kinase encodes MIIIPFFNGEEGSALVCTEIIATIGIPFNEEAVNEKVTYSLKYGIRSFRFNLAKCSSEEELEYFEKIIRNLTQNKSMQHCKIMLDLPFPGRKTRISFVDNHFTYDFESGETVTITGEKNKFRDFNTKVIFVDNENICRSVSTGQKLIYSDGDCVLSVLEVDDEQDCVIAKVSNTIKMYTKKSLSYNYVAKELNGQQYIDLVNRVKPSSVAFSFVTDLSDLLTCRNGILDKDIEIISKIETADSIKNADEIASSSNLMLGRGDLLLNSEICRLYEYQSEISKTAKRRSKKLYIATGILTSLRRQPIPTPAEMIDLYNIISCRPDGIILNAEIFIGENVEAAVKLIRDTTAQI; translated from the coding sequence TTGATAATAATACCTTTCTTTAACGGGGAAGAGGGATCGGCATTGGTATGTACTGAAATTATTGCAACTATTGGAATACCGTTTAATGAAGAAGCGGTGAACGAAAAAGTCACTTATTCGTTGAAGTATGGTATTCGAAGCTTCAGATTTAACTTGGCGAAATGCAGTTCGGAAGAAGAACTGGAGTATTTTGAAAAGATCATTCGAAACTTGACCCAAAATAAGAGCATGCAACATTGCAAGATTATGCTTGATCTCCCCTTTCCGGGAAGAAAGACAAGAATTTCATTTGTAGATAACCACTTTACTTATGACTTCGAATCCGGAGAAACAGTCACCATAACCGGGGAGAAAAACAAATTCAGAGATTTTAATACTAAGGTTATATTTGTGGATAACGAAAATATATGCAGGTCAGTTTCTACGGGGCAAAAACTTATTTACAGTGACGGTGATTGTGTTTTATCTGTTCTAGAAGTGGATGATGAGCAGGATTGTGTTATTGCAAAAGTATCCAACACAATAAAAATGTACACTAAAAAATCCCTGTCTTATAACTATGTTGCTAAGGAATTAAACGGGCAGCAGTACATTGATTTGGTTAACCGGGTAAAGCCCTCATCCGTTGCTTTTTCTTTTGTGACTGATTTAAGCGATTTGTTAACATGCAGAAACGGGATATTGGACAAGGACATTGAAATCATCAGTAAGATTGAAACTGCAGATTCCATTAAAAATGCCGATGAAATTGCAAGCTCTTCCAACCTAATGTTGGGCAGGGGAGACTTACTGTTGAATTCCGAAATTTGCAGATTATACGAGTATCAATCCGAAATATCTAAAACAGCCAAGCGAAGAAGCAAAAAGCTCTATATTGCAACGGGCATATTGACATCATTACGTAGGCAACCCATTCCTACTCCGGCAGAAATGATAGATTTATACAACATCATTTCTTGCCGACCTGATGGAATAATCTTAAATGCCGAGATTTTTATCGGTGAAAATGTTGAAGCTGCAGTGAAATTAATACGGGACACAACTGCGCAAATATAA
- a CDS encoding class I SAM-dependent methyltransferase, producing the protein MSSKEFAAVNQEIWNKLYKGQALTRTAVRSVPDINGKASEIVEKNSKLLRPSSNILELGCGHGTNLLELARSHKCTGIDISKEALLIGESRAKQVGVSIKFIESDFYHLPFEDSQFDCVLALYSLQFNNWNSAVNVFKEISRVLSKDGYLIFKIRSTARDMPSKYKLLDDHGLTFISYEEHEYGMTYHHYTEKEIDSITSDFHKVDLYEEMKNYAGEENGKRAWWVGIFRKNNK; encoded by the coding sequence GTGAGCAGTAAAGAATTCGCAGCTGTAAATCAAGAGATATGGAACAAGCTTTATAAAGGTCAGGCTCTTACGAGAACCGCCGTTCGGTCAGTGCCGGATATCAATGGGAAGGCATCAGAGATTGTTGAAAAGAACAGCAAATTACTGCGTCCTAGCAGCAATATACTTGAATTAGGCTGCGGTCATGGCACGAACCTGTTGGAGCTTGCACGCTCCCATAAGTGTACAGGGATTGATATTTCGAAGGAAGCATTGCTAATAGGAGAATCGAGGGCTAAACAAGTCGGAGTGAGCATCAAATTCATAGAAAGTGATTTTTATCATCTTCCTTTTGAAGATTCGCAATTCGATTGTGTTCTTGCATTATACAGTCTTCAATTTAACAATTGGAATTCCGCCGTGAACGTATTTAAAGAAATATCGAGGGTATTGAGCAAAGACGGGTACTTGATCTTTAAGATCAGGTCCACAGCACGCGATATGCCGTCCAAGTATAAACTTCTTGATGATCATGGTTTGACGTTCATATCCTATGAAGAGCATGAATATGGAATGACATACCATCATTATACTGAAAAGGAAATTGATAGTATCACTAGTGATTTTCATAAAGTAGATCTCTATGAAGAAATGAAGAATTATGCGGGAGAAGAGAATGGAAAAAGAGCATGGTGGGTAGGGATATTCAGGAAAAATAATAAATAA
- a CDS encoding histidine phosphatase family protein: protein MKTFIYMVRHGDSPKTAGNERTRGLTDKGMSDANRTTELLNGEGIEVFVSSPYQRAILTIQELARRSGKEIILFENLKERIFSTDDHRMPDEDLFPLLEKSFSDPDFALVGAESNNGCQSRAVAVLKELLTAFRGRKIAIGTHGAVMTLMMGYFDRQYDYHFLMQTSKPDVYKMEFNGEELVKVERLWNIR from the coding sequence ATGAAAACGTTCATCTACATGGTGAGGCATGGCGATTCGCCAAAGACGGCAGGAAATGAAAGAACAAGAGGGTTAACTGATAAAGGAATGTCGGATGCCAATCGAACAACAGAATTATTGAATGGGGAGGGAATCGAGGTTTTCGTTTCCAGTCCGTATCAGAGGGCAATCCTTACCATTCAGGAGTTGGCCCGGCGTTCAGGAAAAGAAATCATTTTATTTGAAAATCTGAAAGAAAGAATTTTTTCCACAGATGACCACCGGATGCCTGATGAGGATTTATTCCCATTGTTGGAGAAGTCGTTTTCTGATCCCGATTTTGCTTTGGTGGGAGCGGAATCGAATAACGGTTGCCAGAGCCGTGCGGTAGCGGTTTTGAAAGAATTATTAACGGCCTTCCGGGGACGGAAAATAGCAATTGGAACCCATGGAGCTGTCATGACATTAATGATGGGGTATTTTGACCGCCAATATGATTACCATTTTTTAATGCAAACCTCCAAACCGGATGTATACAAAATGGAGTTCAACGGCGAAGAGCTAGTGAAGGTTGAGAGATTGTGGAACATCCGGTAA